In Phormidium yuhuli AB48, one genomic interval encodes:
- a CDS encoding DUF4214 domain-containing protein yields the protein MVFAIATLTILAAIAPRANGQEPCRRTDDYTLCFDRDWLRYYTQPQSDLDWQTYLRSRVPPDASDYYPEINGVYRELLQRTATPRELEQWSHALLAGLSITEFRRTLVQGEEVTARINGIYQAILGRDVDESGLETWRRKLMDGGTLGDVYEDVSNSEEALQLR from the coding sequence ATGGTATTCGCAATCGCGACCTTAACGATTTTAGCGGCGATCGCTCCCCGGGCAAATGGTCAGGAGCCATGCCGACGCACGGATGACTACACCCTCTGTTTTGACCGGGATTGGCTACGGTATTATACCCAGCCTCAGTCCGATCTCGATTGGCAAACCTATCTCCGCAGTCGGGTTCCCCCGGATGCCTCGGACTATTATCCAGAAATTAACGGGGTTTACCGTGAGCTACTACAACGCACGGCGACTCCCCGGGAACTGGAACAGTGGTCTCATGCGCTGTTGGCGGGACTGTCGATTACGGAATTTCGGCGCACGTTGGTGCAAGGGGAGGAGGTGACGGCTCGAATCAATGGCATTTATCAGGCTATTCTGGGACGGGATGTGGATGAGAGTGGCTTAGAAACCTGGAGGCGCAAGCTCATGGATGGGGGAACCCTGGGGGATGTCTATGAGGATGTCTCGAATAGTGAGGAAGCTCTACAATTACGGTAA